TGCAGCCCAGCCGCACTGCAGTTCATTACATGCAGGAACTTCGTCAGCCTCAAGGATATCCTGAAGGGTTTTCTCGAGTACCTGCAAAATGTTTTCGTAGGATTCATCGTTTAATACTGCCATGTAAAAGCCCGTTTGACAGCCCATTGGGCCGACATCGATGATCCCTTCGTGATGATTACGGGAAAATTCCGCAAGCATATGCTCCAGTGAATGAAGCGCGGGCATGTCCATATGAGCTTTGTTCGGCTGTTTAAAACGAAGATCGTATTTGTAGATCGTATCTCCGTTGGCTCCTGTTGTTTTTCCTG
This genomic window from [Bacillus] selenitireducens MLS10 contains:
- a CDS encoding S-ribosylhomocysteine lyase, producing the protein MSKKLNVESFNLDHTKVAAPYVRLAGKTTGANGDTIYKYDLRFKQPNKAHMDMPALHSLEHMLAEFSRNHHEGIIDVGPMGCQTGFYMAVLNDESYENILQVLEKTLQDILEADEVPACNELQCGWAASHSLEGAQSLAKEMLNMKKEWPVIFA